In the Phycisphaerae bacterium genome, one interval contains:
- a CDS encoding ABC transporter ATP-binding protein — translation MGTPMVGVTEMTNWAVDLIDVRKRYGRSVHALRGVNIQVGRGEIFGLLGPNGAGKSTLVKIMMSVVRPTHAGGTILGRPLGHRGKLARMGYMPENPRFPSYLAGGQVLNYYAALAKVPKARRRENATRWLERLDIARWRNMRTDKYSKGMLQRLGIAQALMNDPEMLVLDEPTDGLDPVGRRDVRELLHELRNQGTTIFLNSHLLSELEMVCDRVAILVDGLVARQGTLTQLTEHTVEYQIAFRGDAGKAGGEISEIGAKMDAQTVRIPGADVQKVNRTIDLLRREGVLIDSVKPHRFSLEDLLVEVVHDRREPKKDESAKTD, via the coding sequence ATGGGGACACCTATGGTCGGCGTGACGGAGATGACCAACTGGGCGGTCGACCTGATCGACGTGCGCAAGCGCTACGGCCGGTCGGTACATGCGCTCCGCGGAGTCAACATCCAAGTGGGCCGCGGGGAGATTTTCGGACTGCTCGGTCCGAACGGCGCCGGCAAGTCCACGCTGGTCAAGATCATGATGTCCGTCGTCCGCCCGACGCACGCCGGAGGCACGATTCTCGGCCGGCCACTCGGTCATCGGGGTAAGCTCGCCCGGATGGGATACATGCCCGAGAACCCGCGCTTCCCGTCCTATCTCGCCGGCGGGCAGGTTCTGAATTACTACGCCGCGCTGGCGAAAGTGCCCAAGGCTCGGCGCCGAGAGAATGCCACTCGCTGGCTGGAGCGCCTGGATATCGCTCGCTGGAGGAACATGCGTACGGACAAGTACTCCAAGGGCATGCTCCAACGCCTCGGTATCGCGCAGGCGCTTATGAATGATCCGGAGATGCTGGTGCTCGATGAACCGACGGACGGCCTCGATCCCGTCGGGCGGCGGGATGTGCGTGAATTGCTCCACGAACTCCGCAACCAGGGCACCACGATTTTCCTGAACTCGCACCTCTTGAGCGAGCTGGAGATGGTCTGTGATCGCGTGGCCATACTCGTGGATGGTCTGGTCGCACGACAGGGTACGCTCACCCAACTGACGGAACACACGGTCGAGTATCAGATCGCGTTTCGTGGCGACGCTGGGAAAGCAGGGGGTGAGATTTCAGAAATCGGCGCTAAGATGGACGCGCAAACCGTGCGCATACCGGGCGCAGATGTTCAGAAAGTGAATCGCACCATTGACCTGCTACGGCGCGAAGGCGTGCTGATCGACTCGGTCAAGCCGCATCGCTTTTCGCTGGAAGACCTCCTCGTGGAGGTCGTACACGACCGCCGCGAGCCCAAGAAGGACGAATCGGCCAAGACGGACTAG
- the gmd gene encoding GDP-mannose 4,6-dehydratase: MGKKTALITGVTGQDGSYLTELLLGKGYEVHGVIRRASVFTTQRIDHLYQDVHEPDLRLRLHYGDLLDPMGLRRILTEVGPDEVYNLAAQSHVRTSFDQPTYTAEVVAIGTLNLLEAIRDYRDASGNEVRLYQASSSEMYGKVAEVPQNELTPFYPRSPYACAKVHAYWQTVNYREAYGLFACNGILFNHESPRRGETFVTRKITRAATRIKLGLQRTLHLGNLDAQRDWGFAGDYVLAMWLMLQQVEPDDYVIATGRSHSVREFLETAFQYLDLDWREHVRFDPRYLRPTEVDFLQGDASKAWRALAWQPTIDMTELCHMMVDADLALAERERILVDAGHLLVEAC, translated from the coding sequence GTGGGTAAGAAAACCGCTCTGATTACTGGAGTCACCGGACAAGACGGATCGTACTTGACCGAACTCCTGCTCGGCAAAGGCTACGAAGTCCACGGAGTCATTCGGCGGGCAAGTGTATTCACCACCCAACGCATCGATCATCTCTACCAGGATGTCCACGAGCCGGACCTGCGATTGCGTCTTCATTACGGCGACCTACTCGACCCCATGGGCCTGAGGCGGATCCTGACGGAAGTTGGGCCGGACGAAGTGTACAACTTGGCCGCCCAGTCCCATGTCCGGACGAGCTTTGATCAACCGACGTATACGGCCGAGGTCGTCGCCATCGGCACTTTAAACCTGCTCGAAGCGATCCGCGATTATCGAGACGCATCCGGAAACGAGGTTCGGCTTTACCAGGCTTCAAGTAGCGAGATGTACGGCAAAGTGGCCGAGGTGCCCCAGAACGAACTTACGCCCTTTTATCCACGAAGCCCCTACGCTTGCGCCAAGGTCCATGCCTACTGGCAAACGGTGAATTATCGCGAGGCCTACGGGCTGTTCGCCTGTAACGGCATCCTTTTCAACCACGAATCTCCGCGGCGGGGCGAGACGTTTGTGACTCGGAAGATCACCCGTGCCGCAACGCGGATCAAGCTGGGGCTTCAACGGACACTGCACCTTGGAAACCTCGATGCCCAGCGCGACTGGGGCTTCGCCGGGGATTACGTTCTCGCGATGTGGCTCATGCTCCAGCAGGTCGAACCTGACGACTACGTCATCGCAACCGGCAGAAGCCACAGCGTCCGCGAATTCCTCGAAACCGCATTCCAATATCTCGATTTGGATTGGCGAGAGCATGTTCGGTTCGATCCGCGCTACCTGCGCCCCACGGAAGTCGATTTTCTCCAGGGAGACGCGTCCAAGGCGTGGCGCGCCCTTGCGTGGCAACCGACGATCGACATGACGGAACTCTGTCACATGATGGTCGACGCCGACCTCGCCCTGGCCGAGCGGGAACGAATCCTTGTGGATGCGGGACATCTGCTTGTGGAAGCCTGCTGA
- a CDS encoding glycosyltransferase has product MLATRGRLPVVRDTLHALETLDLPRSQYEVIVVDNDSRDGTRGAVRMRADRLIGLRRNLGSCAKAFGVSRARGRYVLFLDDDSVPRPGSIPRMLDRFNNDPGLACAGFTVELPDGRRESSALPGVFVGCGVGFRTDALRAVGGLDRFLFMQAEEFDVCFRIAEAGWKVGVFADLLVDHLKTPRGRRSGRTAYFDTRNNLLVIDRHIPGHAREVYRRDWVQRYRWLALREGLLDACRRGQRDALRMLTRHSGINPRPLGPRTFEAFFRWDDVHRRMVALADSGVRRILLADLGKNVFPFVRGARLAGIDPIAIADDRFCRPGRIYRGIAILPPFEAVRGSFDAVVVANMAAALSAASADRWRNRTDRPVHDWFSRPCVIDPGDAK; this is encoded by the coding sequence GTGCTTGCGACGCGAGGGCGCCTGCCGGTGGTGCGTGATACGCTGCATGCGCTCGAAACGCTCGATTTGCCACGCTCTCAATACGAAGTCATTGTCGTTGACAACGACTCGCGTGACGGGACGCGCGGAGCCGTACGCATGCGGGCAGACCGGCTGATTGGACTCCGCCGGAATCTCGGTAGCTGCGCGAAAGCATTCGGCGTGTCCCGGGCACGTGGTCGGTACGTGCTGTTCCTGGACGATGACTCGGTACCTCGGCCGGGTTCCATCCCGCGCATGCTCGACCGATTCAATAATGATCCGGGACTCGCATGTGCCGGATTCACCGTCGAGCTTCCCGACGGGCGGCGGGAATCAAGTGCCCTTCCCGGCGTGTTTGTCGGCTGCGGGGTTGGATTTCGAACGGATGCCCTCCGTGCCGTCGGAGGGCTCGATCGTTTCCTCTTCATGCAGGCCGAGGAATTTGACGTTTGCTTCCGCATCGCGGAGGCGGGCTGGAAAGTCGGTGTCTTCGCCGATCTTCTTGTCGACCACTTGAAGACGCCTCGTGGGCGTAGGTCAGGGCGGACGGCCTATTTCGACACACGGAACAATCTACTGGTAATCGACCGCCACATTCCCGGTCATGCGCGCGAGGTCTATCGCCGAGACTGGGTCCAGAGATATCGCTGGCTCGCGCTCCGTGAGGGACTCCTTGACGCATGTCGGCGAGGGCAGCGTGATGCGCTACGCATGCTTACGCGGCATTCGGGGATCAACCCCCGCCCGCTTGGACCACGAACATTTGAGGCATTCTTTCGATGGGATGACGTTCACCGTCGGATGGTCGCTTTGGCGGATTCCGGCGTCCGTCGGATCCTTCTGGCGGACCTCGGAAAGAACGTCTTCCCCTTCGTTCGTGGCGCCCGGCTCGCAGGAATCGATCCGATCGCGATTGCCGACGACCGCTTCTGCCGGCCCGGCCGGATCTACCGGGGGATCGCCATCCTCCCCCCCTTCGAAGCTGTTCGTGGCTCCTTTGATGCCGTTGTCGTGGCCAATATGGCGGCAGCCCTGTCAGCGGCCTCTGCAGATCGCTGGCGGAACCGGACGGACCGGCCCGTCCACGACTGGTTCAGCCGACCATGCGTGATCGACCCTGGAGACGCCAAGTAA
- the lpxD gene encoding UDP-3-O-(3-hydroxymyristoyl)glucosamine N-acyltransferase codes for MREKTAIDAAEIAKRVAGELVGEGSVRVDGIATPEVAGPTSLCWVGGPEYLDGAIASSAGVLLLPGTIPAPQGRTVIRVKDPDLALCEVLRLLAPRVERVPVGVHSTAVVAADAEVAGAAIGPRVFIGPGAHVGPGTQLHAGVHIGAESIVGRNAVLWPNVVVRERVTIGDCVIIHPNVTIGADGFGYLFRDGRHVKIPHIGTVIIEDDVEIGANSTIDRAKSGVTRIGAGTKIDNLVQIGHNVTVGRNCIIIAQCGLGGSVVLEDGVVMSGQVGVVDHVRIGAGAQIGAKSTVWGDVPPGAIYSGTPARPNQRYLRAQASMGKVPELLKELRDLRRRVEELEGRIGLGR; via the coding sequence TTGCGTGAGAAAACTGCCATTGACGCCGCCGAAATCGCCAAGCGGGTAGCCGGCGAGCTTGTTGGCGAAGGCAGCGTCCGGGTGGACGGCATTGCCACACCGGAGGTCGCCGGACCGACGTCGCTGTGCTGGGTGGGAGGGCCGGAGTACCTGGATGGGGCGATCGCCTCCTCCGCGGGTGTATTGTTGCTGCCCGGAACAATTCCAGCTCCCCAGGGGCGAACGGTCATTCGGGTGAAAGATCCCGATCTCGCACTTTGTGAGGTTCTTCGGCTCCTGGCGCCACGTGTCGAGCGAGTTCCCGTCGGAGTTCACTCGACGGCCGTCGTGGCGGCCGATGCGGAGGTTGCAGGGGCAGCCATCGGTCCACGCGTCTTCATTGGCCCGGGTGCCCACGTGGGCCCCGGAACCCAGCTTCACGCCGGAGTCCATATTGGAGCAGAATCGATTGTCGGGCGGAATGCCGTCTTATGGCCGAACGTCGTCGTGCGGGAACGCGTGACAATCGGAGATTGCGTGATCATTCATCCCAATGTGACGATCGGGGCGGATGGTTTCGGGTATCTTTTTCGCGACGGCCGACACGTCAAGATTCCGCATATCGGCACGGTGATCATCGAGGACGACGTGGAAATTGGGGCCAACTCGACGATTGATCGCGCCAAGAGCGGCGTCACGCGGATCGGCGCGGGCACCAAGATCGATAATCTTGTACAGATCGGCCACAACGTGACCGTCGGACGAAACTGCATCATTATCGCGCAATGCGGGTTGGGGGGCTCGGTAGTGCTCGAGGATGGTGTCGTGATGTCCGGCCAAGTCGGCGTCGTCGATCACGTCCGAATCGGGGCCGGCGCGCAGATCGGCGCGAAATCGACAGTTTGGGGCGACGTTCCGCCCGGCGCGATCTATAGCGGGACGCCGGCGCGGCCCAACCAGCGGTATCTCCGTGCCCAGGCGTCGATGGGGAAAGTGCCTGAACTGCTCAAGGAACTCCGCGATCTGCGCAGGCGCGTCGAGGAGCTCGAGGGGCGCATCGGACTGGGGCGCTAA
- the miaA gene encoding tRNA (adenosine(37)-N6)-dimethylallyltransferase MiaA: MSEKPHLFFIVGCTGSGKGTLGREIARRTGGEIISLDSMKIYRRMDVGTAKPTPEQRREVPHHLIDVVEPSQDFSVAQFVDRANQAINAIQNRRRPVLVVGGTPLYLKALTEGLFEGPGANVEVRRRLHEMARREGPQALHRKLVEVDSAAAERIHPNDLRRLVRALEVFELTGTPITQLQQQWDRDQRRYDYTLLRLRRELADQNHRTNMRVMRMMEAGLVQEVESLLAEPNPLSRSARQALGYAEIIEHFQGVLELADAVELIKINTRRFAKAQRTWFNRFRQAELIDLPPDAEVHGVADEIMRQWGHLWSA; the protein is encoded by the coding sequence ATGAGCGAGAAGCCGCATCTCTTCTTTATCGTCGGTTGTACGGGAAGCGGCAAGGGCACGCTCGGGAGAGAAATCGCCCGGCGGACCGGTGGCGAGATCATCTCGCTTGATTCGATGAAGATCTACCGCCGCATGGACGTCGGAACCGCCAAACCCACGCCGGAACAGCGCCGGGAGGTCCCTCATCATCTGATCGACGTGGTCGAGCCCTCACAGGATTTCTCGGTGGCGCAATTTGTCGACCGGGCAAACCAAGCCATAAATGCAATCCAAAACCGCCGCCGCCCGGTTCTCGTCGTGGGAGGTACGCCGTTATACCTCAAAGCGCTGACCGAGGGACTTTTTGAGGGCCCGGGAGCGAATGTCGAGGTGCGCCGTCGGCTGCACGAAATGGCCAGGCGGGAGGGTCCGCAGGCCTTGCACCGGAAGCTGGTCGAGGTCGATTCGGCAGCCGCAGAGCGCATTCACCCCAACGACCTTCGTCGTCTGGTCCGCGCGTTGGAGGTCTTCGAATTGACCGGGACCCCGATCACGCAACTTCAGCAACAGTGGGATCGCGACCAACGTCGATATGACTATACACTTCTGCGACTTCGGAGGGAACTTGCCGACCAGAACCACAGGACCAATATGCGGGTCATGCGGATGATGGAGGCGGGGCTCGTTCAGGAGGTGGAATCGCTCCTGGCCGAGCCCAATCCCCTGAGCCGGTCGGCACGCCAGGCGCTGGGTTATGCGGAGATCATTGAGCACTTCCAAGGCGTGCTGGAACTCGCCGACGCCGTGGAACTCATCAAGATCAACACCCGCCGTTTTGCCAAAGCGCAGCGAACGTGGTTCAATCGCTTCCGTCAGGCGGAGTTGATCGATCTGCCACCGGACGCCGAAGTACATGGGGTGGCGGACGAAATCATGCGACAATGGGGACACCTATGGTCGGCGTGA
- a CDS encoding HEAT repeat domain-containing protein — protein sequence MDEVIQGIMLREMPTYRTASDSGFRHLRLCFPRSLGTLFLLIFAAVLPVQAQSPPARDAAQPIEIAGESPDKDALHLQQLANCRAGITDPQARPEERRRWVDTLFGFDTPESTALIAELLQLRNDPAPVIAVCEAIASRTRVAAGQLHDSLVDPLLGLLKSENPSLRSAASQALADFPSPSVVEKLGEIASDPEALPAARLAAVDALSARVDDRVVVGILMSLLDQGSTEMVDRVLAALEPTTRESFGKDLDRWREWWREKSRMSDEDWLEDQTLVYRDRLRRTKRELQTVRQETQRQLEAANARLREFQRDLFRSISPDQREARLIAWLEDPLEEVRRTALSTIRSQIADEGRRPQGELLAALLRLLQSDSPAIRREVLQIVQTLKDPGVEEAVLALLTRERDPSVRQAVFKAVGQLESRGAVDEILREIEGQNSPVENVREAALALGQIAPRIQETQVRERVANVLRERYAALPPDDRTLRPALLSAMAGLGHPSFTEIFREAIELSDPGVLRSAARGLAAANDATKLPRLRMLTNDPDQLVRRAALEAVGILGREDADLEAVLARLSIAAEPSELIRDTAWTAFRELMGRRPPAAQVQASRQLRDMPELEIQYLEFLDTELSSSGNDLRLREEVLDRLSEVLIAQHNFDEAAGALSRLTDLVRQRGGDAFPAALRWLDAAMRGAARPNLTSIAGQTADLAKSTEEQTRLVDTVRQRFSVVDPQQADSTRAMLAALRKAVADESLPGWGQMLDEVEASLPEQGDSPQSPGP from the coding sequence GTGGACGAAGTCATTCAGGGGATTATGCTGAGGGAAATGCCGACGTACCGTACCGCGTCCGATAGTGGGTTCCGCCACTTGCGATTGTGCTTCCCGCGTTCGCTGGGAACCCTATTTCTGCTCATTTTCGCAGCCGTGCTTCCCGTCCAGGCGCAATCCCCCCCGGCACGGGATGCGGCTCAGCCCATCGAGATCGCCGGGGAATCCCCGGACAAAGACGCACTTCACCTTCAGCAACTGGCCAACTGCCGCGCGGGTATCACCGACCCACAAGCTCGCCCCGAGGAGCGTCGCCGGTGGGTCGATACGCTCTTCGGTTTTGACACTCCGGAGTCCACGGCGCTGATCGCGGAGCTTCTCCAGTTGAGGAACGATCCGGCGCCGGTCATTGCGGTTTGTGAGGCCATTGCGAGTCGGACACGCGTCGCCGCAGGGCAGCTTCATGATTCGCTGGTTGATCCGCTGCTCGGATTGCTCAAGTCTGAGAATCCGTCCCTTCGGTCCGCCGCTTCGCAGGCGCTTGCCGATTTCCCGTCACCGTCCGTGGTGGAGAAGCTGGGCGAAATCGCTTCCGATCCGGAGGCACTCCCGGCGGCCCGACTTGCCGCCGTCGACGCGCTCAGTGCCCGCGTGGATGATCGCGTCGTTGTGGGAATTCTGATGTCGCTTCTCGATCAGGGCTCAACGGAGATGGTCGATCGCGTTCTGGCTGCGCTGGAGCCCACGACGCGTGAATCCTTCGGCAAGGACCTTGACCGCTGGCGTGAATGGTGGCGGGAAAAATCGCGAATGAGCGATGAGGACTGGCTGGAAGACCAGACCCTGGTCTACCGTGATCGCCTTCGCCGGACAAAACGGGAGCTCCAGACCGTCCGCCAGGAGACACAGCGCCAGCTTGAGGCTGCCAATGCACGCCTGCGGGAATTTCAACGGGACCTTTTTCGATCGATCTCGCCCGATCAGCGAGAAGCGCGCCTGATCGCCTGGCTTGAAGACCCCTTGGAAGAAGTGAGGAGGACGGCCTTATCGACGATTCGCTCACAGATCGCCGACGAGGGCCGGAGGCCTCAGGGGGAGCTCCTGGCGGCCCTGCTTCGCCTTCTGCAAAGTGATTCTCCGGCCATTCGCCGCGAAGTCCTCCAGATTGTCCAAACACTTAAGGATCCCGGCGTAGAGGAAGCGGTTCTTGCTTTGCTGACAAGGGAGCGTGATCCGTCCGTTCGGCAGGCCGTCTTTAAGGCGGTCGGGCAATTGGAGTCCCGAGGGGCGGTAGACGAAATTCTGCGGGAAATCGAAGGCCAGAATAGTCCGGTGGAGAATGTGCGGGAAGCGGCGCTGGCGCTAGGGCAGATTGCTCCGCGCATCCAGGAGACCCAAGTACGGGAGCGGGTGGCCAATGTCCTCAGGGAACGCTACGCGGCTTTGCCCCCTGATGATCGGACGCTCAGGCCCGCGTTGCTCTCGGCGATGGCGGGGTTGGGACACCCGTCCTTTACCGAGATATTCCGAGAGGCGATTGAACTTTCCGATCCGGGGGTTCTGCGCAGTGCCGCCCGCGGACTGGCGGCGGCGAATGATGCGACAAAACTACCTCGACTACGAATGCTTACCAACGATCCGGACCAACTCGTTCGGCGAGCCGCGCTGGAGGCCGTGGGTATACTGGGGCGGGAGGATGCCGATCTGGAGGCCGTGCTGGCCCGGTTGAGCATCGCCGCCGAGCCGAGTGAACTAATTCGGGACACGGCCTGGACGGCATTCCGCGAGTTGATGGGGCGTCGGCCGCCCGCAGCTCAAGTACAGGCCTCTCGGCAACTTCGCGACATGCCCGAATTGGAAATTCAGTACCTGGAATTTCTGGATACCGAGTTGAGCTCGTCCGGCAACGATCTTCGTTTACGCGAAGAGGTACTGGACCGCCTGTCCGAAGTGCTGATCGCACAACATAACTTCGATGAGGCGGCAGGGGCCCTTTCTCGACTTACTGACCTTGTGAGGCAGCGGGGAGGGGACGCCTTTCCCGCAGCACTCCGTTGGCTCGACGCAGCGATGCGCGGGGCGGCTCGGCCGAATCTCACCTCGATTGCCGGGCAGACGGCGGACTTGGCCAAGTCGACTGAAGAGCAAACGCGATTAGTTGACACCGTGCGGCAGCGCTTTTCGGTTGTGGATCCGCAGCAGGCCGATTCAACTCGTGCGATGCTGGCAGCACTGCGGAAAGCGGTCGCGGATGAGTCGCTTCCTGGGTGGGGGCAGATGCTCGACGAGGTGGAGGCGAGCCTTCCCGAGCAGGGGGACTCTCCGCAGTCTCCCGGTCCTTAG
- a CDS encoding ABC transporter permease — protein sequence MQLWVLIVDTFREARDRRIFWLMLLISVLTAALMASVTFYPDRVSLLFGLWDIRTTAFFTDQGLEPDRVGAVVVDGIMDNILGAYGVILLIIASAGFFPALLERGGVEVLVSKPLPRWQVYLGKYLGALFFVFVQAGVFVGLTFLVAGLQWKVWLPGYLLCIPLVVVLFSYLYCVTALVGVLTRSTVLAIVLTIISWIGFSGVQSLGDTFVMYPEWQQHRSMYRAVQIASWVVPKTSDFTYLARRWAGSANPVEVMPMPTGEGQTEIVQRAQAAEKAHMKRSAWLSVGSSLAFEAVIVALGMAYFCRRDL from the coding sequence ATGCAACTCTGGGTACTCATCGTTGACACCTTCCGCGAAGCGCGCGACCGGCGCATCTTCTGGTTGATGCTGCTGATTTCTGTCCTCACTGCCGCGTTGATGGCATCGGTAACATTCTATCCCGACCGAGTCAGTCTGCTTTTCGGGTTGTGGGACATCCGAACGACCGCTTTCTTCACGGATCAAGGTCTCGAGCCGGATCGTGTCGGAGCCGTGGTCGTCGACGGCATCATGGATAATATTCTCGGCGCTTACGGGGTCATTCTCCTGATTATTGCTTCAGCCGGATTCTTCCCGGCGCTGCTGGAGCGCGGCGGCGTCGAGGTGCTGGTTTCCAAACCATTGCCCCGATGGCAGGTTTACCTGGGAAAATACCTCGGCGCGCTGTTTTTTGTTTTTGTCCAAGCCGGCGTGTTCGTTGGATTGACGTTCCTTGTCGCGGGACTTCAATGGAAGGTCTGGCTGCCCGGATACCTGCTGTGCATCCCTCTGGTCGTGGTTCTGTTCAGTTATCTTTATTGCGTCACCGCGCTCGTGGGCGTGCTGACGCGAAGCACCGTCTTGGCCATCGTCTTGACCATTATTAGTTGGATCGGCTTTAGCGGCGTACAGTCACTGGGAGATACATTCGTCATGTATCCGGAATGGCAGCAGCATCGCTCGATGTATCGGGCCGTGCAGATTGCCAGCTGGGTCGTTCCAAAGACCTCTGATTTTACGTATCTCGCCCGGCGGTGGGCTGGATCGGCCAATCCAGTGGAGGTCATGCCCATGCCAACGGGAGAAGGCCAAACTGAGATCGTCCAGCGCGCTCAAGCGGCCGAGAAGGCCCACATGAAGCGCAGTGCCTGGCTATCGGTCGGATCCTCATTGGCATTTGAA
- a CDS encoding NifU family protein: protein MNAQSNARSGESKSSRNLRVRIQAVLDRLRPMIHNDGGDVEFVDVDDKGVVSVRLRGACVGCPSSSLTLALGIERNLRDEIPEVSRVICVEEGPA from the coding sequence ATGAATGCGCAGTCGAATGCAAGATCGGGCGAATCCAAGTCATCACGTAATCTCCGCGTCCGCATCCAGGCTGTGCTGGATCGTCTCCGCCCCATGATTCACAACGACGGCGGGGACGTCGAGTTTGTCGATGTCGACGACAAGGGCGTTGTCAGTGTCCGCCTCCGCGGCGCCTGTGTTGGATGTCCTTCCAGCAGCCTTACCCTTGCGTTGGGAATCGAGCGCAACCTCCGTGATGAAATTCCCGAAGTCTCCCGGGTCATTTGCGTCGAAGAAGGGCCTGCCTGA